From a single Bryobacter aggregatus MPL3 genomic region:
- a CDS encoding APC family permease, protein MSEKFTLRRDLGLWGAAAIVVGTVIGSGVFVVPKRAVIATGSPDWVTLVWIVGGILSLAGALTYAELSSMMPEAGGEYVYLREAYGPFFAFIYGWTQFWVAKSGSIATLASGFLIYLSNFVPILEQTFATVPLPLGPNGAHLELKLGQLAAMGVILFLAGVNYFGVKAGGQLQIAVTIAKVGLLLGIVLLGLFSSQGSSVNFTTSVMPQPGGASGFFVALVAILWAYDGWNNVSMVSSEIKNPQRNLPLALIFGTLGVMAIYLLANTAYFYVLTSAEVAASDRVPAEMMRKLFGNTGANWVSVAAMISIFSALNGSILSGGRVPYAMAKDGLFFKKIAEVHPTYRSPAQSMLWLSLWSSVLVFSGQYDQLAACVIFASWILYGMTAASVIVLRHKRPDLPRPYKTLGYPVVPGLFVMAAMLLIFFTLKDQPRESMIGLTLIAAGIPFYWYWSRQKKM, encoded by the coding sequence ATGTCTGAAAAATTTACGCTTCGCCGCGACCTCGGTCTTTGGGGTGCGGCAGCGATCGTGGTTGGCACCGTAATCGGAAGCGGTGTCTTTGTTGTTCCCAAACGTGCGGTAATCGCAACCGGGTCCCCAGACTGGGTGACGCTGGTCTGGATTGTCGGCGGGATTCTCAGCCTGGCCGGGGCTCTGACCTATGCGGAATTGTCTTCCATGATGCCGGAAGCCGGAGGCGAGTATGTGTACCTTCGGGAAGCCTATGGCCCTTTCTTTGCATTCATTTACGGCTGGACTCAGTTCTGGGTGGCCAAATCGGGCTCGATTGCGACTCTGGCGAGCGGCTTCCTCATCTATCTGTCGAACTTTGTTCCGATTCTGGAACAGACCTTCGCTACAGTGCCCCTTCCACTGGGTCCAAACGGGGCTCACCTGGAGCTAAAGCTGGGGCAGTTGGCCGCTATGGGAGTGATTTTATTCCTCGCTGGCGTGAACTATTTCGGTGTTAAAGCAGGCGGACAACTGCAAATTGCAGTGACGATCGCAAAAGTTGGCCTGTTACTCGGCATCGTACTCCTAGGACTATTTTCTTCTCAGGGTTCCAGCGTCAACTTCACCACCTCCGTGATGCCTCAACCCGGGGGAGCCAGCGGTTTCTTTGTCGCGCTGGTGGCCATCCTGTGGGCCTACGATGGCTGGAACAACGTCAGCATGGTGTCCAGCGAGATCAAGAATCCCCAGCGGAACCTGCCGCTGGCCCTGATTTTCGGCACGCTGGGGGTCATGGCGATCTATCTGCTTGCCAACACCGCCTACTTCTATGTTCTGACCAGCGCCGAGGTGGCTGCCAGCGACCGCGTGCCGGCCGAGATGATGCGCAAACTCTTTGGAAACACAGGGGCAAACTGGGTTTCGGTAGCCGCCATGATCTCGATTTTCTCGGCGCTGAATGGCAGTATTCTGTCCGGGGGGCGAGTTCCTTACGCGATGGCCAAAGATGGCCTTTTCTTTAAGAAAATCGCAGAAGTTCACCCAACCTACCGTTCGCCCGCCCAGTCGATGTTGTGGCTGAGTCTGTGGAGTTCGGTACTGGTTTTTTCGGGTCAATATGACCAGCTGGCGGCTTGCGTGATCTTTGCGAGCTGGATTCTTTACGGCATGACGGCAGCGAGCGTGATCGTCCTCCGCCACAAAAGACCTGATCTTCCCCGCCCGTACAAAACCCTAGGTTATCCGGTGGTACCGGGGCTGTTTGTGATGGCTGCAATGCTGCTTATCTTCTTCACTCTAAAGGATCAACCACGAGAATCTATGATTGGATTGACGCTCATTGCGGCAGGAA
- a CDS encoding sodium:solute symporter: protein MSEMRWLDYGVILAYLIGITAFGYRFRESQKTLKDYFLGGRDAPWWAIAFSIVSAETSTLTVIGTPAISFNGNFGFLQVVFGYLLARIIISVLFLPQYFRGEMFTAYELMLRRFGPNIRKLTAGSFLGLRALAEGVRVFAISIVVSIVLGTGELLSALAIVSLTLFYTFEGGMTAVIWTDVIQMCLYVAGAILSVFVILQQIPGGWDHVAELGRAAHKFQVFDFAVSMTPAFFAKTYSFWAGVLGGCFLTTASHGTEQLMVQRLLSAKNEREARLALFSSWFVILFQFTLFLVIGVMLWVYYQDANLPPPEPRDRIYPKFIWDFLPHGVSGLVIAAILAAAMSNLSAALNALASTTVMDFIKPADKVQRSDSQYLSLAKKMTVLWCAILLGIALLARSIESVLEAGLGIASIIYGALLGVFLLGLLTKRTGERAAMIGMSCGLAISIYVKFYTSIAWTWYVLIGSSITFLVALAASYLVTEREKRLHV from the coding sequence ATGAGCGAGATGCGTTGGCTCGATTACGGTGTCATCCTCGCTTACCTTATCGGTATCACAGCATTTGGCTATCGTTTTCGCGAGAGCCAAAAGACATTGAAAGACTACTTCCTCGGAGGAAGAGACGCGCCGTGGTGGGCCATTGCCTTCTCCATCGTCTCGGCGGAAACCTCCACCCTGACCGTCATTGGCACGCCCGCCATCAGCTTCAACGGCAACTTTGGCTTCCTCCAGGTCGTTTTCGGCTATCTTCTGGCGCGCATCATCATCAGCGTACTCTTCCTTCCACAATATTTCCGCGGAGAAATGTTCACCGCCTACGAACTGATGCTGCGCCGCTTTGGGCCCAATATCCGCAAGCTGACGGCTGGATCTTTTCTCGGGCTGCGCGCGCTGGCCGAGGGGGTCCGGGTCTTCGCCATCTCGATTGTGGTCTCCATCGTGCTCGGCACCGGCGAACTCCTGAGCGCACTCGCCATTGTCAGCCTCACCCTGTTCTATACCTTCGAGGGAGGAATGACCGCTGTCATATGGACGGATGTCATTCAAATGTGTCTCTATGTCGCCGGCGCGATCCTCAGCGTTTTCGTCATTCTCCAGCAGATTCCAGGGGGCTGGGACCATGTCGCGGAGTTGGGCCGCGCCGCCCATAAGTTCCAAGTCTTTGATTTCGCAGTGTCGATGACACCGGCTTTCTTTGCTAAAACGTACTCGTTCTGGGCAGGTGTACTGGGTGGCTGCTTCTTGACGACGGCCTCGCATGGCACCGAACAACTGATGGTGCAGCGACTCCTTTCCGCCAAGAACGAGCGGGAGGCCCGGCTGGCTCTGTTCTCGAGCTGGTTTGTGATTCTCTTCCAGTTCACCTTGTTTCTGGTGATCGGCGTCATGCTCTGGGTCTACTATCAGGACGCCAATCTGCCCCCTCCGGAGCCCCGGGATCGGATTTATCCGAAGTTCATCTGGGATTTTCTCCCGCACGGGGTCAGTGGACTGGTGATTGCCGCCATTCTCGCCGCGGCTATGAGCAATCTGAGCGCCGCCTTGAATGCCCTGGCCTCTACCACCGTGATGGACTTCATCAAACCGGCCGACAAGGTGCAGCGTAGTGACTCGCAGTATCTGAGCCTTGCCAAGAAAATGACCGTTCTCTGGTGCGCCATCCTCTTGGGAATCGCACTCCTCGCCCGCAGTATCGAGAGCGTCCTGGAGGCCGGGCTGGGCATTGCCTCCATCATCTATGGCGCCTTGCTCGGCGTCTTCCTGCTGGGTCTGCTCACCAAGCGGACGGGCGAGCGCGCCGCCATGATCGGCATGAGCTGCGGGCTGGCCATCTCGATCTACGTAAAGTTCTACACCTCGATCGCCTGGACCTGGTACGTCCTGATCGGAAGCTCCATCACCTTCCTTGTCGCCCTCGCGGCCAGCTACCTCGTTACAGAGAGAGAGAAACGCTTACATGTCTGA
- the udk gene encoding uridine kinase codes for MSPLLVGIAGPSCSGKTELARGLARQLHEDALLFALDHYYNDRSHIEEPERSNFNFDHPDTLDAKLLIKDIESLKNGLAIEQPRYSFVTHSRLEDTEPVAPRPIILIEGLFSLYWEELRNLLDLRVYVETNDEECFRRRLRRDVTERGRTPESIQEQYCKNVRPMALAYVRPSAAFADLTVSGVVPLDTSIRLTLNAIEVRRLQMV; via the coding sequence ATGTCTCCTCTTCTTGTCGGTATTGCGGGCCCGAGTTGTTCGGGCAAAACAGAACTTGCGCGCGGACTCGCCCGCCAACTCCATGAGGATGCGCTGCTCTTTGCGCTCGATCACTACTACAACGACCGCTCGCATATCGAAGAGCCAGAACGCTCAAACTTTAACTTTGACCACCCGGATACGCTCGACGCGAAGCTGTTGATCAAGGATATCGAGAGTCTGAAAAATGGCCTGGCCATCGAGCAACCCCGCTATAGCTTTGTCACCCATTCCCGCCTGGAGGATACGGAACCGGTTGCCCCCCGCCCGATCATTCTCATTGAGGGCCTGTTCAGCCTGTATTGGGAAGAACTCCGCAATCTCCTGGACTTGCGGGTCTATGTCGAAACCAACGATGAGGAGTGCTTCCGCCGCCGTCTCCGGCGCGACGTGACCGAGCGCGGCCGGACTCCCGAATCGATCCAGGAGCAGTACTGCAAGAACGTCCGCCCGATGGCCCTTGCCTATGTCCGGCCCAGTGCTGCGTTTGCCGATCTCACGGTATCTGGAGTGGTCCCGCTGGACACCAGCATCCGGCTGACGCTGAATGCAATCGAGGTGCGGCGCCTGCAGATGGTCTAA
- a CDS encoding bifunctional metallophosphatase/5'-nucleotidase, translating into MAEIFHGDTLLTQPKNYGGSLTRLDFEFTKNAAGKWQLASRHSHLIKVTAETPADENILALAKPYHEAAEQFLATPIAEADVELSAAHGRFEDSALIDAIQEVQLHYTKADVSFSALFNPRLVVHKGPVTVREAAALYVYDNTLYKIEGTGKMVRTALENASRYFLTCPTPQCNTGELIDRSFMGFNFDMAEGVSYEIDLRKPVGQRIVNLRYKGQPLADTQPLTIAINNYRAAGSAGYDMFKGAKILWQSNDAIRDLIIEYYTQKKRFPTQASGNWKIIPTQAHDRLMGMGQTQ; encoded by the coding sequence GTGGCGGAGATCTTCCATGGCGATACGCTCCTAACCCAACCGAAGAACTACGGCGGCAGCCTCACACGGCTCGACTTCGAGTTCACCAAGAACGCCGCCGGAAAGTGGCAACTCGCTTCGCGCCATAGCCACCTGATCAAAGTGACGGCCGAGACCCCGGCCGATGAGAATATCCTCGCGCTCGCCAAGCCCTATCACGAGGCGGCCGAGCAGTTTCTGGCCACGCCCATTGCCGAGGCCGATGTCGAACTCAGCGCCGCCCATGGGCGCTTTGAGGATTCGGCGCTGATCGACGCCATTCAAGAAGTACAACTGCACTATACGAAGGCCGACGTGTCCTTCAGTGCGCTCTTTAACCCGCGCCTGGTGGTACACAAAGGTCCGGTGACGGTGCGAGAAGCGGCGGCGCTCTATGTTTACGACAATACGCTCTATAAGATCGAGGGCACCGGCAAGATGGTGCGCACAGCCCTGGAGAACGCCTCGCGTTACTTTCTCACTTGCCCCACACCCCAATGCAATACCGGCGAGTTGATTGACCGCAGCTTCATGGGCTTCAATTTCGACATGGCCGAGGGCGTCAGCTACGAGATCGATTTGCGCAAGCCCGTCGGGCAGCGCATCGTGAATCTGCGCTACAAAGGGCAGCCGCTGGCGGATACCCAACCTCTGACGATTGCGATCAACAACTATCGCGCGGCCGGAAGCGCGGGCTATGACATGTTCAAGGGCGCCAAGATCCTCTGGCAGTCCAATGACGCGATTCGCGACCTGATCATCGAGTACTACACCCAGAAGAAGCGCTTCCCCACGCAGGCCTCAGGAAACTGGAAAATCATCCCCACACAGGCTCATGACCGCCTGATGGGAATGGGGCAAACTCAATAA
- a CDS encoding bifunctional metallophosphatase/5'-nucleotidase codes for MNYIGTAVFLLALTLSAQTAKISILATTDLHGHIYPYDYFTQTPANYGVAKIATLVAAERKQSPDALLIDAGDTIQGSPLESVYQTFRSTGKLPPQVTIPARSLSIDPMMLVMNAMHYDAMTVGNHEFNYGLDNLNAARRVARFPWLSANTIASGPNTKPFVPYLEKTIQGVRVAIVGLTTPAIPTWEKPENYRGYSWEHATVALQRLVKIWGNQPPISSSFARTAASTSKAARTAARTSPGRPPRCLESTPLFLDIAIARWRRSSMAIRS; via the coding sequence ATGAATTATATCGGGACTGCAGTTTTTCTCCTAGCTCTCACGCTTTCAGCACAAACAGCGAAGATATCCATCCTGGCAACGACCGACCTCCACGGTCACATTTACCCTTATGACTATTTCACCCAGACGCCCGCCAATTATGGAGTGGCCAAGATCGCCACCCTGGTGGCCGCCGAACGCAAACAGAGCCCCGACGCACTCCTGATCGACGCAGGCGACACCATCCAGGGCTCTCCGCTTGAAAGCGTGTACCAGACCTTCCGCAGCACGGGAAAACTGCCGCCGCAAGTCACAATCCCGGCCCGCTCCCTGAGCATCGACCCGATGATGCTCGTCATGAACGCGATGCATTACGACGCGATGACGGTGGGCAATCACGAGTTCAATTACGGCCTCGACAATCTGAATGCCGCCCGCCGCGTGGCCCGCTTCCCCTGGCTGAGTGCGAATACGATCGCCAGCGGCCCCAACACCAAGCCCTTCGTCCCTTATCTTGAGAAGACCATCCAGGGCGTCCGGGTTGCCATTGTTGGCTTGACCACACCGGCGATCCCCACCTGGGAGAAGCCGGAAAACTATCGCGGCTATTCCTGGGAGCACGCAACCGTTGCCCTACAGCGGCTGGTGAAGATCTGGGGGAACCAGCCCCCGATCTCGTCATCGTTTGCGCGCACAGCGGCATCGACAAGCAAGGCGGCCCGAACAGCAGCGAGAACTTCTCCTGGCAGGCCGCCGAGGTGCCTGGAGTCAACGCCGTTGTTTTTGGACATAGCCATAGCGAGGTGGCGGAGATCTTCCATGGCGATACGCTCCTAA
- a CDS encoding peptidylprolyl isomerase: MKSSFVLALVSASSLLMLAQTPPAAAPKKTAPVAAPVKKTAAPVAKKTVEPPPPPRPDGLYVTLYLSHGGKPVGKIVGKLFEKESPVTVRNFVDLAMGKKMWTNPKNGVKSMKPLYTGLTFHRVIPDFMIQGGDPNGDGSGGTEPIVDEFYPTLSFDRPGLFAMANAGPRTGSCQFFITEKPTPWLNGKHTIFGEVVEGMDLETSLARVARDQSNKPTEPIVMTRVVITRYPLGQPIWPAAPKPAVAPAKKTPVKTATPAKKAA; encoded by the coding sequence ATGAAGAGTTCGTTTGTTTTGGCGCTTGTAAGCGCGTCCTCGTTACTGATGCTCGCACAGACGCCGCCCGCCGCGGCTCCCAAGAAGACGGCGCCGGTTGCCGCTCCTGTGAAGAAAACGGCTGCTCCGGTTGCCAAAAAGACGGTCGAGCCGCCTCCGCCTCCTCGTCCCGATGGCTTGTATGTGACTTTGTACTTGTCGCATGGAGGCAAGCCGGTAGGAAAGATTGTCGGGAAGTTATTCGAGAAGGAATCGCCGGTGACGGTGCGGAACTTTGTCGACTTGGCGATGGGCAAGAAGATGTGGACCAACCCGAAAAACGGTGTGAAATCGATGAAGCCGCTTTATACGGGGCTCACCTTCCATCGCGTGATTCCGGACTTCATGATCCAGGGCGGCGACCCGAACGGCGATGGAAGCGGTGGTACGGAACCGATCGTCGATGAGTTCTACCCGACGCTCAGCTTCGACCGGCCCGGCCTGTTTGCGATGGCAAATGCAGGTCCGCGCACCGGTTCCTGCCAGTTCTTCATCACCGAGAAGCCGACGCCGTGGCTGAACGGAAAGCACACGATCTTCGGAGAAGTGGTGGAGGGGATGGACCTTGAGACCTCGCTCGCCCGTGTTGCGCGCGATCAGAGCAATAAGCCCACCGAGCCGATTGTCATGACGCGTGTTGTGATTACGCGTTATCCGCTGGGGCAGCCCATCTGGCCTGCTGCGCCGAAGCCTGCTGTGGCCCCGGCGAAGAAGACACCGGTCAAAACGGCAACGCCTGCGAAGAAAGCTGCCTAG
- a CDS encoding ArnT family glycosyltransferase encodes MFTLLTAVCLGAIVWRGPNNVENFFLRFVCGSALLSPILFAIALLGLATQTVFLILGIGIILASWPAWERPQFRLSPWLLVALPFFVYFGVNAMAPEVSPDGTNYHNALLARFDAAHRFLPFRESLYAALPQGAEILYLMAFSFGAHSAAALVHFGFLILIPLGFAAYGARLGHPQAGALAGILFAVTPVVAKTGVSAYVDVALATTLLGMLLVIEIYLASKDTRHLVFAALLAGFAYNIKMTGGAAIGILLLILLFYTQARWRNCLIASAVFVATIAPWLIKNAIVYGNPFAPFANSIFPNPYFTVDRMTGYAQALRHFNEVSWDQIPKTLLFDGFRLSGLLGPFYLILPLAYLAWRKPESRRLLLAASVFLAVYPLNTGARFLIPALPFFLLNLTHFPKILMAAGAVHLVLSWPSVIPYYANPYAWRIYEYPLQHALRHRPEADFLRAHMSDYDPGLLLQAQVPAGELVFTEPSIQRAYHLRDALVPYESAKGTRADFALAVPFSEAFAPTWRHRFQLSESVTDFTITQTATQEKSDDNWSITSMSPAGTATATHGNWDTAQAFDQNPATRWSSYQRMTPGMAITVHLEKPSAEIVVDMTHDQWSARLQLTANGKKYDPEVGDIDPPAQLRQQAILAVKAEGIRWLLIGQDGRLAKDIEAHQSEWPVTRTGHSNGFILYKLN; translated from the coding sequence GTGTTCACGCTCCTCACTGCCGTTTGTCTGGGAGCGATTGTATGGCGCGGCCCTAACAATGTTGAGAACTTCTTTCTTCGCTTTGTTTGTGGATCCGCCTTACTCAGTCCAATCCTGTTTGCCATTGCGCTGCTGGGCCTGGCGACGCAGACGGTGTTTCTGATTCTCGGGATTGGAATCATCCTCGCGAGTTGGCCCGCCTGGGAAAGGCCGCAGTTCCGTCTCTCGCCCTGGCTCCTGGTGGCGCTGCCGTTCTTTGTCTACTTTGGCGTGAATGCGATGGCACCTGAGGTGAGTCCGGATGGCACAAATTATCACAATGCGTTGCTTGCGCGTTTTGATGCCGCCCATCGCTTTCTGCCTTTCCGGGAAAGTCTCTACGCCGCGCTGCCACAAGGTGCAGAAATCCTCTACCTGATGGCCTTCTCCTTTGGGGCCCACTCTGCAGCGGCACTGGTCCATTTTGGATTTCTGATTTTGATTCCGCTCGGCTTCGCTGCCTATGGCGCACGGCTGGGGCATCCGCAGGCAGGTGCTCTTGCGGGCATCCTCTTTGCAGTGACGCCTGTTGTCGCAAAAACCGGCGTCAGTGCTTATGTGGATGTTGCACTGGCCACCACGCTGCTGGGCATGCTGCTTGTAATAGAGATCTATCTGGCATCGAAGGACACACGGCATTTAGTGTTTGCGGCGCTGCTGGCCGGTTTTGCTTACAACATCAAGATGACCGGCGGAGCCGCGATCGGGATTCTCCTTCTCATCCTCTTGTTCTATACACAAGCAAGGTGGCGGAACTGCCTGATCGCCAGCGCCGTCTTTGTGGCAACCATTGCGCCGTGGCTCATCAAGAATGCGATCGTCTATGGCAATCCATTCGCACCGTTTGCAAACTCGATCTTCCCGAATCCTTATTTCACCGTGGACCGCATGACCGGCTATGCGCAAGCGCTTCGCCATTTCAACGAGGTGAGCTGGGATCAAATTCCGAAAACTCTGCTCTTTGATGGCTTCCGGCTTAGCGGGCTTCTGGGTCCGTTCTACCTGATTCTTCCGCTCGCCTATCTGGCGTGGCGGAAACCGGAGTCCAGGCGTCTGCTCCTGGCGGCCAGCGTATTTTTGGCAGTTTATCCGCTCAACACCGGGGCGCGCTTCCTCATCCCTGCCCTTCCCTTCTTCCTACTGAACCTGACCCACTTTCCGAAGATCCTGATGGCAGCAGGCGCCGTGCACCTGGTCCTCTCCTGGCCGAGCGTGATTCCCTACTACGCCAACCCTTATGCCTGGCGTATCTATGAGTACCCGTTGCAGCATGCCTTGCGGCACCGGCCGGAAGCCGACTTCCTGCGCGCCCACATGTCCGACTATGACCCTGGCCTTCTCTTGCAGGCGCAAGTTCCCGCAGGAGAGTTGGTCTTTACGGAGCCCAGCATCCAGCGGGCCTATCATCTTCGCGATGCGCTGGTGCCCTATGAGAGCGCCAAGGGGACACGCGCCGATTTCGCACTTGCGGTGCCCTTCAGCGAAGCGTTTGCCCCCACCTGGCGGCATCGTTTTCAGCTCAGCGAAAGCGTCACGGACTTCACGATTACGCAGACCGCCACGCAGGAGAAGAGCGACGACAATTGGTCGATCACGAGCATGAGCCCGGCCGGTACCGCCACGGCGACCCATGGAAACTGGGACACCGCGCAAGCCTTCGACCAGAACCCGGCCACCCGTTGGAGCAGTTACCAACGCATGACGCCGGGCATGGCCATCACCGTACATCTGGAGAAGCCGAGCGCTGAAATCGTGGTCGATATGACGCATGACCAATGGTCGGCACGGCTCCAACTAACGGCAAACGGCAAGAAGTACGACCCCGAAGTGGGCGACATCGATCCGCCGGCGCAACTTCGCCAGCAGGCCATCCTCGCAGTGAAGGCCGAAGGCATTCGCTGGTTGCTGATCGGTCAAGACGGGCGGCTCGCCAAAGATATCGAAGCCCATCAAAGCGAATGGCCTGTCACCAGGACAGGCCATTCCAACGGATTCATTCTCTACAAGCTGAACTAG
- the lpxK gene encoding tetraacyldisaccharide 4'-kinase, which produces MRERLGWLPANIPSTKPGGIWLHAVSVGEVISIVPLLKTLRAALPDTPLFVSTSTLTGRALAVTRLAGLCDGVFFAPLDSPFAVRRVIRRLAPALIINLETEIWPNWIREAKRSGAMWAQVNARVSDKAWPKYERLAWLFQAVLPQIDFLAAQSETDASRFCALGFDKQITLAGNLKFDVEGNAKAAPEDVVAWIRRDPRPLWIAASTTALGDIDEDDGVLDTWLALRGQVRLLLAPRKPERFDVVAEKLSARGISFARRTALTDADVLLLDSIGELASLIAFAKVVFVGGTFNATEGHNILEPAGFGVPILIGPRMANFAAIRDRFAAADAVYTVKQIPDLPAALQWALTEGAAMGERGRAVAESMRGVAARLTPALVALLSQGVPRRQGALFALRRLFAGPWRRISQRTLLAQKLPVPVLSVGNLSMGGTGKTPVVLALAAHFHASGKRVGILTRGYGRASHADQILLPGEQIDQRASGDEAALFIEQGRYAVGIGADRYRVGLQLLARTPLDILLLDDGFQHRRLHRDFDLLVVDALNPVAGGEVPPAGWLREPLSGAQRADAIVLTRGRRGVTDTGLEQLFGQPLSRAEVVETLDELPATGRRIAFCGIGNPAGFRQSLDRAGMREVELIVFADHHRYSEADLAELQKKGEVWITTAKDAVKLPGRRGLFVLRQRLQLHDDLLHRLPVP; this is translated from the coding sequence ATGCGGGAGCGTTTGGGCTGGCTGCCTGCTAACATTCCCTCGACGAAGCCCGGCGGAATTTGGTTGCATGCAGTGAGTGTGGGAGAGGTGATCAGCATCGTGCCGCTCCTGAAGACGCTCCGTGCGGCTCTGCCGGATACGCCGCTTTTCGTCAGCACCTCCACGCTGACGGGCCGGGCACTGGCCGTAACGCGCCTCGCCGGACTCTGCGACGGCGTTTTCTTTGCGCCGCTCGATTCTCCTTTCGCGGTGCGGCGTGTGATCCGGCGTCTTGCCCCCGCGCTGATCATCAATCTCGAAACTGAGATCTGGCCCAACTGGATTCGTGAGGCCAAGCGCAGCGGCGCGATGTGGGCGCAGGTGAATGCCCGTGTATCTGATAAGGCATGGCCCAAGTATGAGCGGCTCGCCTGGTTGTTCCAGGCTGTCCTGCCGCAGATTGATTTTCTCGCCGCGCAAAGCGAGACCGACGCCTCGCGCTTCTGTGCGCTGGGTTTCGACAAGCAGATCACCCTCGCCGGCAATCTGAAGTTCGACGTTGAGGGCAACGCCAAGGCGGCGCCCGAGGATGTTGTCGCCTGGATCCGCCGCGATCCCCGGCCTCTGTGGATTGCGGCCTCCACCACCGCGCTTGGTGACATCGATGAAGACGACGGCGTTCTCGATACCTGGCTTGCGCTGCGGGGGCAAGTGCGATTGCTGCTCGCGCCCAGAAAGCCGGAGCGCTTCGATGTGGTTGCCGAAAAGCTCAGCGCGCGCGGTATCTCGTTTGCGCGCCGCACTGCGCTTACCGATGCCGATGTCTTGCTGCTCGATTCCATCGGCGAACTGGCCAGTCTGATTGCCTTCGCCAAAGTCGTCTTCGTCGGCGGCACCTTCAACGCCACCGAAGGACACAACATCCTCGAGCCCGCGGGTTTCGGCGTGCCGATTCTAATTGGCCCACGCATGGCGAACTTCGCCGCGATTCGCGATCGTTTTGCTGCCGCCGATGCGGTCTATACCGTCAAGCAGATTCCCGATTTGCCGGCCGCCTTGCAATGGGCGCTCACCGAGGGAGCAGCGATGGGCGAACGCGGACGTGCTGTCGCGGAAAGCATGCGCGGCGTCGCGGCCCGCCTCACGCCAGCCCTCGTCGCACTGTTGTCGCAAGGGGTTCCTCGCCGCCAAGGAGCGCTCTTTGCGCTGCGCCGCTTGTTCGCAGGACCTTGGCGGCGGATCTCCCAACGCACCCTCCTCGCCCAAAAACTTCCTGTACCGGTCCTCTCGGTGGGCAATCTGAGCATGGGAGGCACCGGCAAAACTCCCGTCGTGCTGGCGCTGGCAGCCCACTTCCACGCGAGCGGTAAAAGGGTCGGCATCCTCACCCGCGGCTACGGCAGAGCGAGCCATGCCGACCAGATCCTGTTGCCCGGCGAGCAGATCGACCAGCGGGCAAGCGGCGACGAAGCCGCGCTCTTCATCGAGCAGGGCCGCTACGCCGTCGGCATCGGTGCAGACCGTTACCGGGTCGGCCTGCAACTCCTCGCCCGCACGCCGCTCGACATTCTTCTGCTCGACGACGGCTTCCAGCACCGGCGCTTGCACCGCGATTTCGATCTTCTCGTCGTCGACGCGCTGAACCCCGTGGCCGGTGGCGAAGTCCCTCCGGCAGGCTGGCTCCGCGAACCGCTCTCGGGTGCCCAACGGGCGGACGCGATCGTGCTCACCCGTGGCCGCCGCGGCGTCACCGATACGGGCCTCGAACAGCTTTTCGGCCAGCCCCTCTCCCGCGCAGAAGTTGTCGAAACGCTCGACGAACTGCCCGCCACCGGCCGGCGAATCGCCTTCTGCGGCATCGGCAACCCGGCTGGTTTCCGGCAAAGTCTCGATCGCGCCGGGATGCGCGAGGTCGAACTCATCGTTTTTGCCGATCACCACCGCTACAGCGAAGCCGATCTCGCGGAATTGCAAAAAAAAGGCGAAGTCTGGATCACCACAGCCAAAGATGCCGTAAAGCTCCCAGGCCGCCGCGGCCTCTTTGTTTTGCGCCAACGATTGCAGCTGCATGACGATCTGTTACATCGCCTCCCCGTCCCCTGA